A window of Plasmodium malariae genome assembly, chromosome: 5 contains these coding sequences:
- the PmUG01_05038500 gene encoding conserved Plasmodium protein, unknown function gives MRLNIYSAFFFLFLLLSCPSNSMNNKMEEKRKIRNEPSAVTIEILPPDDDNDTFELNDYLLYEFLDNNNNNDNNSDNNNDNINSNNINSNNINSNNINSNNINSNV, from the coding sequence atgaggctaaatatttatagtgcatttttttttttatttttacttttgtcCTGCCCTTCTAATAGCATGAATAACAAGATGGAAGAAAAGCGAAAAATAAGGAATGAGCCAAGTGCTGTAACAATAGAAATTCTTCCACCTGATGATGACAATGATACTTTTGAGCTAAATGATTACTTATTATATGAGTTTCTAgataacaacaataataatgataataatagtgataataataatgataatattaatagtaataatattaatagtaataatattaatagtaataatattaatagtaataatattaatagtaatgTGTAA
- the PmUG01_05038600 gene encoding steroid dehydrogenase, putative, with product MINSFPSFFVRPVFYIGLVVVVKNIFYFAYWLLCYLKSKIFLRNLKSYGDTVIITGCTDGIGKSLTYSLIKHDVNLLLISRNEKELKNIKVDLLERNKNYKGRIECITFDYNENNFSSYKTIQEKIQKFDVGILINNVGVSYPHPLYFHEMETQLIERLVNVNLLSSYYMTKLVLPIMIKKKKGLILYTSSGVSALQSSPLYTIYASVKDAICSFANSLSVELKEYNIQIQCHIPLFIVTKLSKIRKASLFVPTPDMYAESAIKKMREGNILPYNVICSPYVFHKVQIYLYNCFPKFLFDVVSLASLKGVRQKALKKMMKSE from the exons atgataaattcaTTTCCATCCTTTTTTGTGAGAcctgtattttatattggTTTAGTAGtagttgtaaaaaatattttttatttcgctTACTGGTTATTATGTTAT TTAAAatctaaaatatttttaaggaaTTTGAAAAGTTATGGAGACACAGTTATAATTACTGGTTGTACAGACGGAATAGGAAAAAGTTTAACATATTCTTTGATAAAGCATGATGTAAATTTATTGCTAATTAGCAGAAATGAAAAggaattgaaaaatataaaagttgaCTTGTTagaaaggaataaaaattataagggAAGGATCGAATGTATAACTTTtgattataatgaaaataatttctcTTCCTATAAAACTATACAAGAAAAGATTCAAAAATTTGATGTCggaattttaattaataatgtgGGCGTTTCTTACCCCCATCCTCTG TATTTCCATGAAATGGAAACGCAGTTAATTGAACGGCTTGTAAACGTAAATTTGCTCTCATCCTACTACATGACAAAATTGGTGTTACCAA taatgataaaaaagaagaaagggTTAATTTTGTACACATCTAGCGGCGTATCTGCTTTACAGTCCTCCCCTCTATATACCATCTATGCATCAGTGAAGGATGCGATTTGCTCATTTGCTAATTCGTTAAGT GTTGAATTAaaggaatataatatacaaatcCAGTGTCACATTCCATTGTTCATTGTAACGAAATTATCAAAGATAAGAAAGGCAAGTTTATTCGTACCGACACCAGATATGTATGCGGAAAGcgcaattaaaaaaatgagagaAGGGAATATTTTACCCTACAATGTTATATGTTCACCTTATGTATTTCACAAAGTgcaaatatacttatataactGTTTCCcaaaatttctttttgatGTTGTTTCATTGGCATCTCTTAAGGGAGTTAGACAAAAAGCactgaaaaaaatgatgaaaagtGAGTAA
- the PmUG01_05038700 gene encoding transmembrane emp24 domain-containing protein, putative: MNVKEQSGKKRNIYRFKRKRTLVRPIFVVFLLIFLHTVVDYVLSNKNTGRDKKKNADGKKGMNKKNKSASSGGSHSDTSRIDKRHSDNEYSDSKYSDSKHSDSKHSDSKHSDDDNSGKSGKTGSKKYKNKKKRSKDNKKISVDDHFGQVNEEDTNNNIGSEEDHFMEDFSKFEKNFHQDLQDEDGSLDYMEDESEYGENEHEIPDNPNIDENSNDMKPNANDYQYHENDDIIEPDDELTNMWNKNMQNFEPSTLLTFEIPGNSEDFLFEEILKPNTYFRGVFYSNNESEDNKIEFLISDPDSEIIFRKEASEGIFYFYTVKTGVYTITLRNNKWVGKKLTTVALGLGENPSLKSDDIKSFTNYIDKILSETRKLKNEIKYLSSKHMSHMHKMKKITNKAFLYCFIKLFVLIFLSLFTIYYIKNLVMNKRVL, translated from the coding sequence ATGAATGTAAAGGAACAAAGCGGGAAAAAACGGAATATCTACAGATTTAAAAGAAAGAGAACTCTTGTGAGGCCAATTTTTGTAGTATTCTTGTTGATTTTTTTACACACAGTAGTGGATTATGTGTTATCAAATAAAAACACAGGGAGggataaaaagaagaatgcAGATGGTAAGAAAggaatgaataaaaaaaacaaatccGCTTCGTCAGGCGGATCGCACAGTGATACTAGCCGCATTGATAAAAGGCACAGCGATAACGAGTACAGTGATAGCAAGTACAGTGATAGCAAGCACAGTGATAGCAAGCACAGTGATAGCAAGCACAGTGATGATGATAATAGTGGCAAGAGTGGGAAGACAGGAagtaagaaatataaaaataaaaagaaaagatcaaaggacaataaaaaaataagtgtaGATGACCATTTTGGACAAGTAAATGAGGAGgacacaaataataatattggtTCTGAAGAAGACCACTTTATGGAAGACTTTAGTAAATTTGAAAAGAATTTTCATCAAGATTTACAAGACGAGGATGGTAGTCTTGATTATATGGAGGATGAAAGTGAATATGGAGAAAATGAACATGAAATTCCGGATAATCCAAATATTGATGAAAATTCAAATGATATGAAACCAAATGCTAATGATTACCAGTATCATGAGAATGATGATATAATTGAACCTGATGATGAATTAACAAATATgtggaataaaaatatgcagaATTTTGAACCATCTACTTTATTAACATTTGAAATACCGGGTAATTCTgaagattttttatttgaagaaattttaaaacctAACACATATTTTAGAGGTgttttttattcaaataatgaatctgaagataataaaattgaatttttaatttcgGACCCAGATTCcgaaataatttttagaaaGGAAGCTAGTGAaggtatattttatttttatactgtAAAAACAGGTGTATACACTATAAccttaagaaataataaatgggTAGGAAAGAAGTTAACAACTGTTGCTTTAGGATTAGGGGAAAATCCTTCATTGAAATCGGATGATATTAAAAGTTTTACGAACTATATAGATAAGATTCTTTCGGAAACAAGgaaattgaaaaatgaaataaaatatttatcatcaAAACATATGTcacatatgcataaaatgaaaaaaattacaaacaAGGCTTTCCTATATTGTTTTATCAAATTATTTGTACTCATTTTCTTGTCCTTATTCaccatatattatattaaaaacttGGTCATGAACAAACGAGTTCTTTGA